The genomic DNA GCTTGGCCATGGCCTTGTGCAGCCGGCCGTGgaagtcgaggccgacgtcgaggccgagggccttGACCTGCTTGATGCGCTCGACCGTGGCCTTGAGGACCTTGGGCGAGTCGACCCAGTTCATGTCCTCGGTTGCGTTCATCTTGACGCACGTCAGGCCCTGCTCGATACGCTTCTTGCTGTGAAGAGATGTCAGCATGGAGGTTTtgtctccccccctcccctcccccgggtGTTATCGTGGGAGACTTACGCCGCTGCTTCGACGTCTGATGGCCTGTCGCCGCCGATCCAGCAGTACACCTGCACCTTGTCGCGCACTTGGCCGCCCAGCAGCTCATAGATGGGTACCTTCAACTTGCGTCCTGGAATTATGGATCATGAGATGTCAGCCTGTGAAAGTGTTGGATTCACAGACTTGATGGCGTACCTTTCAAATCCCACAATGCGATGTCGATACCGGACATTGCTGACATGAACACCGGGCCTCCTCGGTAGAAGCCGTGTCTCCAGAACGTTTGCCAGATGTGCTCGATGTTGCTGTTAATGATCAGCCTGAGTCTCATGTGAAGAATAACCGACCTTATGACATCCAATCATGTACCAATTTCGGTGGCCTAGAGACGACTTACTTTGCTTCCAGGCCAACTATCCTGGGAATCATCTCCTCGAGGCTTCCCTCGACAGCTAGATCGTGTCCTTCCAGCGTGGCCTCGCCCCAGCCGTACTCACCATCCTCGTCGGTGATCTTGACCATGAGCCAGCGAGGCTTCACGCGGTAATACCGGACTGTTGTGATTTTCGCCATGGTGTGCTAATCTCTTCCGTGGCGTGTGTAAGTGAAGGGGTCGTGTCGATGGTTCCCTGCTTCGGCTTGTTTCTAGCTCAAAGGACTGACTGATATCGAGGATTTGGACTGCAGAACACGAAGCGTATGGGATACACATACCGTCCATTCTTAACGAAGCACTCCGCATCATGAATCTCCGCCTTGAGGAGGCCACATGCGCAACCCGATCCACCTCCATGTTTGCGTCCACGCAAGATGTGGTGCACCCCGCGTTCCAACCCCCACCAAGAGTCTCTTGACCCCCACGACCGGAGCTACGAAAGGTACCAACCGGGATTACTTACGGGGGTGTACATATTCCCATGCCACCGCCCTCCACTCATCCGGTCACGACGCAGGAAGCCTCGGGGTTGTTCCCGCTCCTCCTCTGTCTCAGAACAAACTGCAGGGGGGGGTGTCTTGGGAGGGGGCGGCTCCTCAATTTGCCCTGCGGCGGACGTGGGGTTTGCGTGTATGGCGGGTGGATTCTCTTACGCCGTCGTTTATTGCCAATCGGCCCATGACCAATCCTTATAATCCTTCCACGGGCTGCAGATTGCAGGTTCCGGGTTTCTAACGCCCGTCGAGGCTCTTTGGGAAGGTTATCTGTTGGGGCTGCAGGGTGTAGTGGGAAGCTCGCAACGTCATGAGTTCGTAGTGATTCCGCATCCGATTGACTTGCCAAAGACACTggtcgaagccgaggagaCTCCCACCCGACGACATACTCATGGTGTTGGATGTGTCTGTATCAACGTAACCCTATCCCTTACTAGTTGCAAGATGGTGTGTGTGCCCTTGAGCCTACGATGTACCATTGAATACAACCTTGGGCCTGCAATGATGAACTCTGTAAAGAGTTTAATCGTGCATCTATTCCTATTACTATCAAGTCTACTTTTCTATATCTTGTCGTGCCCTCTATGTCGTGTATCATGTTCATGAATCATACGGTATCAATTACTTACCACTCCCCGCCGGCTGCTGGAAACAGGCGCCAATATTTGTTCATCGTTTCTATCGTTGCCGTTCCCCGAACTCTTCTCTTGTGATGAAactccatcttcttcatctcgaCTTTCACTTGATGACTCTTCTGCTTTTACATCCTCGATCGGATGCAGACCTCGGTCTTTGATGAACAAGCAACCAATCAGGCACAACCCGATCAACGGTATCTGGAGAATGAAGACTGCCCGGCTCGCGGCCATGTACGCATCCAGGACGGCGGACATGTCCTGCTCGTTCAGCTCGGGTATCGAATAGGTGCTGCTCGCCAGGTCCTTGAACTCTGGCGGCAGCTTCGCTCGCAGGGTCGCCTGCAGCACCGCCGCGGACACGGCGAGGCCGcacgcgccgccggcgcacCGGAAGAAGTTGCGGTTGGACGTGATGACGGCCCGTCGGGACTTGATGGAGTGCGCCtggagggcgacgagggtcGGCTGGAAGATgaagccgacgccgatgccgatgatgagcaGCGGGATGACGATGACTCCCGGCTTGGTGTGGCGATCGTAGATCAGAGTCAGTCCCGCGCCCCTGTGAGGTGTGTTAGTCGTGGAAAAGATCAAAGTCACAGAGAGTGAGGGGCCATGATTTCGACGTACAAAGTCCAAAGACCAAACCCAGCCCATATTACCTCTCCGTAACGTTGAACCCTCGAGATGTACTGGCccgagatgatggagaagacggactGGCAGACGACGAGTGCGACGTAGATTGCAGCAGACTGGATGACCGAGTACTGATGTGCGTTCTGGAGGTAGAGGGGAACATAGTAGAGATACGATTGGTACACCGCACCAAAGAGGAAGGACTGAGTTAACAGAACGACAATGACTTTGTTCTTGAAAATAGGGACTGTCTCGGCGAGATTAGCACTGTTGGTCTGTCTGGCAACGATACTCGGTGCGCTCGAGACGGTAGACCTACCCGGCATCATGGGGAGTTTCGCAAACTTCCATTCAACAATTACAAAAGAGACAAGGGCGAGGGCACCGATCGTGAGCATGCTTATGACCATGGCCGAGTTCCATGGGAAGTAGGCACCACCTGGTAGTGTCTGTAAGTAACAATATCGACAAGTTGTGATTTACACACTCAGAGCATCATATGTATTGTAGTACGTACCCCCAGAGATGGGAATCAACAACAAGATAACCCCGGCCGAGGATGTCAGGGAGCCGGCATAATCGATCTTCTTGACGCTCTCTACAAATTCGTCCTGCGGCGGCTTGGACGGCAGGAGGAAATAGgagatgacgccgacgatgacgccgagcGGCGAGAGCATCCAGAAAAAGGCCCTCCACGTCGCCCTCTCGAcaaaggcggcggcgaggaagggcCCGAGGACGTTGCCCAGCCCGATCATGGAGCCGAGGATGCCCTGGTACTTGCCCCGCTGCTCGAGGGTGACGACGTCCGAGACGATGATCATGGCGAGGTTcgagatgccgccgccgccgatgcccgCGACACCGCGGAAGACGTAGAACATGGCCGCATTCCGCGACAGGCCGCACAGCAGGTCGGCGACGGACAGCAGCGCGACGGCGGTCAGGAAGACGGCCTTGCGGCCAAAGATGTCGGAGAAGCGGCCGTAGAGCATCTGGAAGGTCGTGTTGGCGACGAGCGACGCGGTGCCGGCCCAGGAGATggtggcctcggcgtcgaggtcggcggcgatggtgggcAGCGTGACGCTGATGCCGTTCTGGTCGATGAAGGAGACGAGCAGGGTGACGGCGAGTGTCGCGAACACGACGAGCAGCTTCCTCAGCGGGAGGATGTCGGTCTGGTCGTGGAGGGCCTTTTCGGCCCTGGTCGTCTCGAGGTCGCCCCTCATGTTTGGAACCCTTTGGTGGCGATCAGGAGAGAACGGGGGGCTTGATAAGGTCGCAGCATTTGGATGCTAGAAGCACATGGGAGATCTTCTCTTTAAGCAAGTGGATGCATGCGAGGTTTGAGTGACGATTCTACGGTTGATATACTCCTGTAAGACACGAAGCGTGAAAAATTCTCGACCGGAATCCGATATTGGAGGCGTGTTGATAAGATGGATAATGGATACCAGCCCGtccaggggggggagaagagcCAAGACTCGGATCACCGCCGTCAAAAAGATTGGTCCATCTACATCATCTCGGCTCCGGACTCGGCGAAAGGAACTGCGTGGAAAGGCGAAAAAAATCTGTATGCGTCATACCAAACAGGGGGGGGTTCGGCATTTTTTGCTGTGGTCGTCTCCACAGATCGGAGGATCCGAAGCCGACGGGATGGCCAGTGGTCTTCTCGGAGCATGTCCGAGGTGGTTGACCAAGAACATGATGGTTCGAATGTGCACAGTCGCCaatgaagaggaagatgctGTTGTTAGCCTGGACAGACGGGTATGATACTATTCGCAAAGTATCTAGACAGCCGGGTCACTGTCCGAAAATGCCCTGATCGTCGGCACGCACCCTGGCACTATCAGCAGGTTTCAAACGCCGTCGGGGCCTGTCTTCTCATCGAGACAACGTCAGACGATGCTGGCTACCCTCTCTCGGTTAGTCGCGCTGATGGTGTCGCGGTACATTTGTTAGGTGGCTGGACCCCTTGACTCGGGCCGCCAATCAAATGAGACATTTCTTCTTGTAAGGTACTTCCACACTAACAAATGTCTTCACTTGAGCGTTGACATTATCCGGTTTCTTGACATCGAGGGGCGGACTGAACAGGAAGTCGAAATAGATATAAGCTAGGAGCCGTACTGTAGGTGTCCATATCAAAGTGGCACACAACGAGGTGGTTCGAGTGCAACCAACTTACCCAGCCGCTTGCCTCGCTCTGGCTGCCTTATGAACTGCTTGGGCAGTATTTGTCGTGCGCAGGGTTAGCAGAGCAAGGTGAGGAGGTGCACAAACGAAGAGGCGTCTGTTATCGGCGTGTGAGTGCAGGCGCCAGTCATTAACCGTCAACCACAGAATAGTCTGTACACTCTCCTAGGGGCATCTATTGGTCTGCTGGTTATGCGGGTATCGCTTGCCTAGAGATAGCATGAGTAGTGGATAGAGGCAAACCTAAGGTGTAAGTGTAGTGCTTGAAAAGGCTTGTCAAAACTTTTGATCTGGTAGTTATCTCACGTCTCTTTTGTATAGAGTTTATTAAATTTAACTTTTATCCAGTTGTTATCTGATTCATTAATTAACCCCTTATTAGGGTTTTTGACGTTAAGGTTCGGACCGAACCAGAACATTGTGTTGTGCCGCAACTCCTGACTTACACCGTGTTTGTCTAAGAAGGGCTGGCCAATTGGCAGGCTTCAAAGGGACTTGAGGGTGGCAACAGTTGTGAAGATTATCTTCATAGTCGCTGTCCATACTTGTACGGCCATGTGGACCCCCtccgccctccccccttcttcccaaGAAGGACATCAAGTTCTGATGATGCTTGACTAGCTCATCTCAAGCCTTgcacttcttcttccaccgGCGGATGATGATCTCAGCAGCCTGCAAATCTATTAGCAATGACGAATTCCCTGAAGAACAGTGACGGGACGCAGCAGGGAACGACTTACCTTCTCGCCAATAGCGTACGCCGTCGTGGTGGTGTGCGCAGCAGGGATGGTGGGGATGATGGAGCAGTCGGCAACGCGGAGGCCCGGGATGCCGTAGACGGACAGGCTcgagtcgacgacgccgcccttctcgcgGGGGAGCATAGCAGCCGTGCAGCACGGATGCATGAGCGACTGGATCACGTTGTCCTTGACGTACTCGATGAGGGCGTCGTGGTCGGTGACATGGGCACCCGgggcgacctcgacggcgccaagCCCCTGCCACGTGTCGGTGGAGTAGAGGCGGCGGAAGTAGTCGACGTAGGCGGCCATGATTTCGAGATCGACGGGGTTCGCGCCGGTGGCGTAGTTGACGACGGGCGTGGCATCGTGGTCGGTGGAGTTGAGGACGACGGAGCCGCGGCTGAGCGGCTTCAGGAGGAATCCCGTCCCTGGCTCCGCCTGGAAGGGCATCTCGAGGATGGGGTGCTCAGGGTGCTCGAGCGCCTGGGCGATGATCTCGAGCTGCGCCATGTAGCCTTCGCGgacgggctcggcggcgccggcggggagATAGCGGAGGACGGAGCGGTCCCCGATCTGGGCGCGGATGTCTGCGACGATCCGCTCCCACTCCGGGGTGACGTGCCGGAGGGCGACGTAGGCGGCGCTGTTGCCCATGGCGAGAGTGTAAGGGCCCCGGGCAGGGCGCTCGCGGAACTGtgcgacggcctcggcggcgtaggTCGCGTTGttggcgacgtcggcctcgctgGGGCGGGGGGTGTCGTAAGAGTAGGCCACGGGGACGCCGCAGTGGTCTTGGAAGTTCTGGCCGACGCCAGggaggtcctcgacgagctcgatgCCCTCAGACTCGAGGTACGCGGAAGAGGCGATGCCGCTGCGCTGGAGAATCTGGGGCGTgtggacggcgccggccgacaGGATAACCTCGTGCTTGGGGCGGATGGTCcggacctcgccgcccgggGCCACGGGGCGAAACTCGACGGCGGGGACACTTGTTTTGTCCTTGTCGACTACGAGGCGTGTGACCTtgtgctcgacgaggaggtcgaggttgGGACGGGTCTCGGCGATCCTGGTGTAGTGACCAACACCGGCGTGAGACCGCTCGACGGTCTCGGAGTTCTGTGCCGTGGGAACCCAGCAGATGCCGTGCTTGTCCCCGTCGTCGCAGCTGGCGGGGGCATCGAGACCGAACTCCTCGAAAGCCCGCCACCCGAACCCTGTGGAGGTGTCAACATGTCATGTTCAGTGTCTTCACTATTCCTAATGTGGTTTACCCGTCTATGAAAGTCACATACGCTGGGCAGGCCACTGAAAGGGCGGGAAAGAGGCCTCGATCGCGTCGCCGGTGTACGCGGAGGCATTCCAAGTGTAGCCGTActtctcgacaagctcgtcgtTGGGCTCGGTAAGGAAGAAGGACTGATGTATTTCAGCGTTAGCATGGCGGATTCGGCCTTGGAAAAGGACAGGGGACGGGGGTTTGCCTTCTTGAACGCCGGGCCAAAGTTCTCCCAGTCCCAACTATCAGGGCTGTCGTCGAACTGGGGGCTACCGAGTCGCGCCCACTCGTCGTAGTCGTATCTGGAGCCACGGTCCAGGAACTGACCGTTGATGGCGGACCCTCCGCCCACAGTCATGCCAAGGAGAACGGTAGCGGCTCGGTTGTTGACGCTGGCAACGGGAGGGGAGCTGATGACCAGGCGGCTGGCTCCACGGCCATCCTCGGGCGGATCATAGTAACCAACGGTCCCCTCGATCTTGCCGTACTCGATGACTAGGACGTTCTCTGTGAAGGGGGTCAAAGATTGCCCCGGCATCAAAGAATTGGGACCATCCGTCTAGGTATTACCTAGCATTGGAAGGATTCACAACTCACTCTCGGGGAAGGCAGCCGAAACACGGTCGGCGATGGTCAGACCGGAGGTaccaccgccgacgacgacgaagtcgtACTCTTCTCGGAGCTCGGTGACTTGCCTCTTGACAAAAGTGTGAGCGCGGCGGGggagggcctcgacgacgacgacgccgaggatgcACACGCCAGTCGACAAGGCCGTGATGAGACGCATCTCTTTCGTTTTGGTCCCGGTGATGACTCTAGTGAAAGCAATACGGAAAAGAACTTGGATGGTATATCTAGAGAACGAATGCCGCGACAGGAGAGGGAAGATGGAGTTGGTTGACGTACGCGACTCTTGGGGAGGGCGAGCCGGCACAAAGGAGACATGAACAGAGGAGATGGATCATCGCGACTCCTCTCTTATACAAGGCTCTTACCCCTCGAGCGGAGACAATAAACCCGAATGCTACTCGGCTACATGGAAAAAGGTTCGTTGTGGTCGTGCCAAGTCTCTTTTGACCTACCCTACTGGGCGGTGAGCCGTCTCGGCGCTTGGTATCTGTACATCGGAGCATGTCTGGTGGCATTCTGCTTACTCTTCGTTAGCCATATTCAGCTAAGATGCCAATGTTTTTATCCCTGTCTCCAGGAACCAAATCCCAGACCACGGCCAGATTTGTGGGATACGCGTTAAGCTTGGCGGGATACCTGCGTATTGTGCAACTATCCAGGCCCATGAAATGATTTCCTGTACCAGAGAGGAAGATGATGGGTCTCTTACGACTGGTAGTAGACTATGGACTTCGGCATGAAAAGCCTCTGATCAACACGGCCAGATAAGACTCTCCAATGTACCATACGTTGCCTGGG from Colletotrichum higginsianum IMI 349063 chromosome 3, whole genome shotgun sequence includes the following:
- a CDS encoding Mandelate racemase muconate lactonizing enzyme family protein yields the protein MAKITTVRYYRVKPRWLMVKITDEDGEYGWGEATLEGHDLAVEGSLEEMIPRIVGLEANNIEHIWQTFWRHGFYRGGPVFMSAMSGIDIALWDLKGRKLKVPIYELLGGQVRDKVQVYCWIGGDRPSDVEAAAKKRIEQGLTCVKMNATEDMNWVDSPKVLKATVERIKQVKALGLDVGLDFHGRLHKAMAKQLARALEPHEPLFIEEPLLCEHPEAIKQLANQTTIPIAFGERLYTRWDIKRFLEDASVDILQPDIAHAGGISETKRIATMAEAYDVAIAPHCPLGPVAFAASVQVALSSPNFSILEMSLGMHYNTEAGDIDLLTYLKNPGVFDIEGGYVRAPTGYGLGIEIDEDMVVKISKETKPWQCKVFHGPDGSIREW
- a CDS encoding Major facilitator superfamily transporter, with protein sequence MRGDLETTRAEKALHDQTDILPLRKLLVVFATLAVTLLVSFIDQNGISVTLPTIAADLDAEATISWAGTASLVANTTFQMLYGRFSDIFGRKAVFLTAVALLSVADLLCGLSRNAAMFYVFRGVAGIGGGGISNLAMIIVSDVVTLEQRGKYQGILGSMIGLGNVLGPFLAAAFVERATWRAFFWMLSPLGVIVGVISYFLLPSKPPQDEFVESVKKIDYAGSLTSSAGVILLLIPISGGTYYNTYDALSGAYFPWNSAMVISMLTIGALALVSFVIVEWKFAKLPMMPGRSTVSSAPSIVARQTNSANLAETVPIFKNKVIVVLLTQSFLFGAVYQSYLYYVPLYLQNAHQYSVIQSAAIYVALVVCQSVFSIISGQYISRVQRYGEVIWAGFGLWTLGAGLTLIYDRHTKPGVIVIPLLIIGIGVGFIFQPTLVALQAHSIKSRRAVITSNRNFFRCAGGACGLAVSAAVLQATLRAKLPPEFKDLASSTYSIPELNEQDMSAVLDAYMAASRAVFILQIPLIGLCLIGCLFIKDRGLHPIEDVKAEESSSESRDEEDGVSSQEKSSGNGNDRNDEQILAPVSSSRRGVRARQDIEK
- a CDS encoding GMC oxidoreductase, which encodes MRLITALSTGVCILGVVVVEALPRRAHTFVKRQVTELREEYDFVVVGGGTSGLTIADRVSAAFPEKNVLVIEYGKIEGTVGYYDPPEDGRGASRLVISSPPVASVNNRAATVLLGMTVGGGSAINGQFLDRGSRYDYDEWARLGSPQFDDSPDSWDWENFGPAFKKANPRRIRHANAEIHQSFFLTEPNDELVEKYGYTWNASAYTGDAIEASFPPFQWPAQRFGWRAFEEFGLDAPASCDDGDKHGICWVPTAQNSETVERSHAGVGHYTRIAETRPNLDLLVEHKVTRLVVDKDKTSVPAVEFRPVAPGGEVRTIRPKHEVILSAGAVHTPQILQRSGIASSAYLESEGIELVEDLPGVGQNFQDHCGVPVAYSYDTPRPSEADVANNATYAAEAVAQFRERPARGPYTLAMGNSAAYVALRHVTPEWERIVADIRAQIGDRSVLRYLPAGAAEPVREGYMAQLEIIAQALEHPEHPILEMPFQAEPGTGFLLKPLSRGSVVLNSTDHDATPVVNYATGANPVDLEIMAAYVDYFRRLYSTDTWQGLGAVEVAPGAHVTDHDALIEYVKDNVIQSLMHPCCTAAMLPREKGGVVDSSLSVYGIPGLRVADCSIIPTIPAAHTTTTAYAIGEKAAEIIIRRWKKKCKA